Genomic DNA from Candidatus Poribacteria bacterium:
CCACCGCACGATTTTCAAAGTCCACACAGACAATGGATTGGTCGGCTATGGCGACTATCGCTGTTCAGCACCTGATCAGTCAAGCGTCGAATCGCTCATCGGCTGCAACCCCTTCGATTTCATCAACAACAATTTGAACATAGGGTTGTGCGGTGCCCTCTACGATGTGATGGGCAAACACTTAGAGGTCCCTGCCTACAAGCTGATGGGACAGAAAGTGCGAGGCGCAATTTCTGTCGCCGCATGGACGAGACCCGCAGCACCAGAAGTGTTCCGTGACGAAATCCAGCGAGCAGTAGACCAAGGGTATATGACCTTTAAGATGCACACGTGTGAATATTATGACGTGATGGAGCAAACACGGTTAGCAGAAGAGGTAGCGCCGGAAGGATTTAAGATTCACTACGACTTCAACAGCAATCGCAGCTTGGCAGCAGTGCTGCCTATCGTGCGAGAATTGGAGAACCACCCCGTCGTCGGTTTCATTGAGGATCCAATCGTTCGAAACGATATAGACGGTTGGCGGCGGTTACGGGAACAGAGCCGTCTCCCAATTGTCATGCACGTGCCACAACTCGGCGGCGGACAGGAAATTATCCACGGACTTGCAGATGCCTATATGGTTGGCGAGAGTGGTATCGGTGATAGCCTAATTCGGGGTTTTGCGTGTGGGAAGGCAAACCTTCAAGTGATTATACAGTTGACCGGTGGCACGCTTACCAAGGCGTTAGCACTGCACATGGGCGCTGTTCTGCCCACGATGACAGGTCACTCAGTAAATCTCGACGACCAGTATGAGGAAGACGTCACCACAGAACGAATTCCAATAATCGAAGGATTCTCGCCCGTCCCAGAAGGTCCCGGACTGGGGATTGAGGTGGACGAAGACGCTCTAGCGCGGGTAGCAGCGAACCAGCCGACGGAGATCCCTAAGCATGTCGGCGTGCTGCACATGCCCGGCGGTCATAAGATTTATACCCCGTCTTTCGCTTCGGTAAGCCGACTCACAGGGCGAGAGGAAGGTACTATCCGGGGTCTCAGGCAGGAACTTTGGGACGACGATGGCTCCGAGGAGTTTGCCCGAATCTATGACAGAGTGCAGCAGGAGGGTTCGTTTGTCGAGTAGTTCCAAGGATTCC
This window encodes:
- a CDS encoding mandelate racemase/muconate lactonizing enzyme family protein; translated protein: MKITDIEIIPIYPRIAARNTDYKARFSAINHRTIFKVHTDNGLVGYGDYRCSAPDQSSVESLIGCNPFDFINNNLNIGLCGALYDVMGKHLEVPAYKLMGQKVRGAISVAAWTRPAAPEVFRDEIQRAVDQGYMTFKMHTCEYYDVMEQTRLAEEVAPEGFKIHYDFNSNRSLAAVLPIVRELENHPVVGFIEDPIVRNDIDGWRRLREQSRLPIVMHVPQLGGGQEIIHGLADAYMVGESGIGDSLIRGFACGKANLQVIIQLTGGTLTKALALHMGAVLPTMTGHSVNLDDQYEEDVTTERIPIIEGFSPVPEGPGLGIEVDEDALARVAANQPTEIPKHVGVLHMPGGHKIYTPSFASVSRLTGREEGTIRGLRQELWDDDGSEEFARIYDRVQQEGSFVE